One Pyrus communis chromosome 13, drPyrComm1.1, whole genome shotgun sequence genomic window carries:
- the LOC137713288 gene encoding probable phospholipid hydroperoxide glutathione peroxidase 6, mitochondrial: MASQSESKSIHDFTVKDAKGNDVDLSTYKGKVLMIVNVASQCGLTNSNYTELAQLYEKYKTQGLEILAFPCNQFGAQEPGTNDEIVEFACTRFKAEYPIFDKVDVNGEKAAPIYKYLKSSKGGLFGDNIKWNFSKFLVDKEGKVVDRYAPTTSPLSIEKDVKKLLGVA, from the exons ATGGCTAGCCAGTCCGAGAGTAAATCCATCCACGACTTCACTGTCAAG GATGCCAAGGGTAACGATGTTGATCTTAGCACCTACAAAGGGAAGGTCCTGATGATCGTCAACGTCGCATCGCAGTG TGGCTTGACTAATTCAAACTACACAGAGCTAGCTCAGTTGTATGAAAAATACAAAACTCAAG GAttggaaatcttggcattcccGTGCAATCAGTTTGGAGCTCAGGAGCCGGGGACAAATGATGAGATTGTAGAGTTTGCTTGCACTCGCTTTAAGGCCGAGTATCCCATCTTTGATAAG GTGGATGTGAATGGTGAGAAAGCTGCTCCAATTTACAAGTACTTGAAGTCGAGCAAGGGTGGACTCTTTGGCGACAACATCAAGTGGAACTTCTCCAAGTTCCTGGTTGACAAAGAAGGGAAAGTCGTTGACCGTTATGCTCCTACAACTTCTCCTCTTAGCATCGAG AAGGATGTAAAGAAACTGTTGGGGGTCGCATGA
- the LOC137713657 gene encoding probable phospholipid hydroperoxide glutathione peroxidase, with translation MASLSPSPGSFYDFTVKDVKGNDVDLSIYKGKVLLVINVASKCGLTNSNYDELNELYRKYKDQGFEILAFPCNQFGDQEPGSNKEIEDFVCTRFKSEFPIFDKIEVNGDNTAPVYKFLKEGMWGFFGDDIQWNFTKFLVDKEGEASHRYYPSTTPLSIERDIKTLLGIA, from the exons atggCTAGTCTTAGCCCATCCCCTGGATCATTTTATGACTTCACTGTCAAG GATGTTAAGGGAAATGATGTCGATCTTAGCATTTACAAGGGAAAAGTTCTACTGGTCATCAATGTTGCTTCCAAATG TGGACTGACCAACTCAAATTACGATGAGCTGAATGAACTGTATCGAAAGTATAAAGATCAAG GCTTTGAGATTCTGGCATTTCCGTGCAACCAGTTTGGTGATCAGGAACCAGGAAGTAACAAAGAGATTGAAGATTTTGTCTGCACTCGGTTCAAATCGGAGTTTCCCATTTTTGACAAG ATTGAAGTAAACGGAGATAATACTGCTCCAGTGtacaagttcttgaaggaaggCATGTGGGGATTCTTTGGAGACGATATTCAGTGGAACTTTACCAAGTTTCTAGTTGACAAAGAAGGAGAAGCGTCTCACCGCTATTATCCAAGCACAACCCCCCTTAGCATCGAG CGTGACATCAAGACGCTGTTGGGAATCGCGTAA